In one Bacillus thuringiensis genomic region, the following are encoded:
- a CDS encoding metallophosphoesterase — protein sequence MKKKINRIVMIICILVGFTIFLYLQNNLISITEIKITSSKIPSSFKGYKILQISDLHNKKFGDNQDVLIQKIKSIDPDIIAITGDLIDSKSYDAEVSMQLIREMVKKYPVYFVTGNHEQWSGKYNSLEKELKKYGVNVLRNEHVGIRKGEQEINLLGIDDPEFGTGNRDEGNIIIDEIKKAKIEMQPDRYNVLLSHRPEFIKEYTNERLDLVLSGHAHGGQVRLPFIGGLVAPNQGVLPKYTAGLYVEQNTSMVVSRGLGNSIIPQRILNRPEIVVVQLN from the coding sequence ATGAAAAAGAAGATTAATAGAATTGTAATGATTATTTGTATATTAGTAGGTTTTACAATCTTTTTATATTTACAGAACAATTTAATAAGTATAACTGAGATTAAAATAACCTCTAGTAAAATACCATCCTCTTTTAAAGGGTATAAAATTCTACAAATTTCAGACTTACACAATAAAAAATTTGGCGATAATCAAGATGTGTTAATTCAAAAAATAAAAAGTATAGACCCAGATATTATTGCAATTACGGGTGATTTAATTGACAGTAAATCATACGATGCAGAAGTTAGTATGCAATTAATACGAGAAATGGTAAAGAAGTATCCTGTATATTTTGTGACAGGAAACCATGAACAATGGTCTGGAAAGTATAACAGTTTAGAAAAAGAGTTGAAGAAATATGGTGTCAATGTTTTAAGGAATGAACATGTAGGCATTCGAAAGGGTGAGCAAGAGATAAACTTGCTAGGTATTGATGATCCAGAGTTTGGTACTGGAAACCGTGATGAAGGAAATATTATAATAGATGAAATTAAAAAAGCAAAAATTGAAATGCAGCCAGATAGATATAATGTGTTATTATCCCACAGGCCTGAATTTATAAAGGAATATACGAATGAGAGGTTGGATTTGGTTTTATCGGGACATGCTCATGGAGGGCAAGTTAGATTGCCATTTATCGGTGGATTAGTTGCTCCAAATCAAGGTGTTTTACCTAAATATACAGCAGGTTTATATGTAGAACAAAATACATCAATGGTAGTGAGTAGAGGATTAGGAAATAGTATCATTCCGCAAAGAATTTTGAATAGGCCAGAGATTGTAGTCGTGCAGTTAAATTAA
- the mvaB gene encoding hydroxymethylglutaryl-CoA lyase, with translation MKLPNFAVIKEVGPRDGLQNEKKIVGTKDKVKWIQLLTEAGLSYVEVSSFVHPKWVPALADANDVFSELKRDPNVTYAALVPNQNGLERAFLQNVDEVNVFLSASESHNKSNINKSIKEALVVIEDITKQALFEGKKVRGYVSTVFGCPYEGDISLAAVDELCNQLFSYGIYEASLGDTIGVANPLQVEQVLEHLLKKYDASQFAMHFHNTYGMALANVVKSLEYGITTFDSSCGGLGGCPYAPGASGNVATDDLVHMLHKLGVQTNIDEEKLLRASQFIQSKLNIQLPSHVYRALQHKTISR, from the coding sequence TTGAAACTACCTAATTTTGCTGTCATTAAAGAAGTAGGACCACGTGATGGTTTACAAAATGAAAAAAAGATTGTTGGCACAAAAGATAAAGTAAAATGGATTCAACTACTTACAGAAGCAGGATTGTCGTATGTTGAAGTTTCCTCATTCGTTCACCCAAAATGGGTCCCAGCATTAGCGGATGCAAATGATGTGTTTTCTGAGCTGAAAAGGGATCCCAATGTTACATATGCTGCGCTTGTTCCGAACCAAAATGGTTTGGAACGAGCTTTTTTGCAAAATGTAGATGAGGTGAATGTTTTTTTATCAGCAAGTGAATCTCATAATAAAAGTAATATTAATAAATCGATTAAAGAAGCATTAGTTGTAATTGAAGATATAACAAAACAGGCATTATTCGAAGGGAAAAAGGTAAGAGGTTATGTTTCTACTGTATTTGGATGTCCTTATGAAGGGGATATAAGTCTCGCAGCAGTTGACGAATTATGTAATCAGCTATTTTCATACGGCATTTATGAAGCATCTCTTGGTGATACGATTGGTGTAGCAAATCCGTTACAAGTAGAGCAAGTATTAGAACATTTATTAAAGAAATATGATGCTTCGCAGTTTGCAATGCACTTCCATAATACGTATGGAATGGCTCTGGCGAATGTAGTTAAGTCATTAGAATATGGTATTACAACATTTGATAGTTCTTGTGGTGGTCTTGGTGGATGCCCATATGCACCAGGAGCATCAGGCAATGTTGCAACTGATGACTTAGTTCATATGCTCCATAAGTTAGGGGTACAAACGAATATTGATGAAGAGAAGTTATTGAGAGCGAGTCAATTTATTCAAAGTAAATTAAATATCCAATTACCGAGTCATGTGTATAGAGCGCTTCAACATAAAACGATAAGTAGGTGA
- a CDS encoding acetyl-CoA carboxylase biotin carboxyl carrier protein subunit, producing the protein MMTKVYASMAGNVWKIVVGVGDTVEEEQDVVILESMKMEIPIISEEAGTVMKINVQEGDFVNEGDVLLEIE; encoded by the coding sequence ATGATGACGAAAGTATACGCATCGATGGCAGGAAACGTTTGGAAGATTGTTGTAGGAGTAGGGGACACAGTAGAGGAAGAGCAGGATGTCGTCATTTTGGAATCTATGAAAATGGAAATTCCAATCATTTCAGAGGAAGCCGGTACAGTTATGAAAATTAATGTGCAAGAAGGCGATTTTGTAAATGAAGGAGATGTATTATTAGAAATTGAATAG
- a CDS encoding YbgA family protein, whose amino-acid sequence MRQFAKPTIVVSKCLEFDACRYNGEMIPDVTIRNLQPFVTFIPVCPEVEIGLGTPRETIRIVEENGENRLVQPSTREDVTEKMEQFSNDFLQTIPDVEGFILKNRSPSCGTRDVKIYSGFEKAPAKGKGSGLFGGAVIKKFSHLPIEEEGRLSNFIIREHFFTRLFTIAYYKMIKHNKNMKDLVSFQSDNKYLFMAYNQVKQKELGRIIANHKNEKIEVVFENYEKTLYELFMRTPRYTSNVNVCEHIFGYFKTKLKKQEKDHFIELLQKYAEKKIPLSSLLTILKSWAIRFDEKYLLRQTYFEPYPEALVEISDSGKGRDY is encoded by the coding sequence ATGCGACAATTTGCAAAACCTACAATCGTCGTAAGTAAATGTTTAGAATTTGATGCTTGTCGTTATAATGGAGAGATGATTCCAGATGTAACAATACGAAATTTGCAGCCATTTGTTACATTTATACCTGTTTGTCCAGAAGTCGAGATTGGATTGGGGACTCCTCGAGAAACGATACGAATTGTAGAAGAAAATGGTGAGAATAGACTTGTGCAACCGTCGACACGAGAAGATGTAACTGAAAAAATGGAACAGTTTTCAAATGACTTTTTACAAACGATACCGGATGTTGAGGGTTTTATTTTAAAGAATCGTTCGCCAAGTTGTGGTACGCGCGATGTGAAAATTTATTCTGGTTTTGAAAAAGCACCAGCAAAGGGAAAAGGATCAGGCTTATTTGGCGGAGCAGTAATAAAAAAATTTTCGCATCTTCCTATTGAAGAGGAAGGCAGATTGTCGAATTTTATTATTAGAGAGCATTTCTTTACAAGGCTATTTACAATCGCATATTACAAAATGATTAAACATAATAAAAATATGAAAGACCTTGTATCGTTTCAGTCGGACAATAAATATTTATTTATGGCATATAATCAGGTGAAACAAAAGGAATTAGGGCGTATAATTGCAAATCACAAAAATGAAAAGATTGAAGTGGTATTTGAAAACTATGAGAAGACTTTATATGAATTATTTATGCGCACACCCCGTTATACATCGAATGTAAATGTATGCGAGCACATTTTTGGATATTTTAAAACAAAGCTAAAAAAACAAGAAAAAGATCATTTTATAGAACTGTTACAAAAGTATGCAGAAAAGAAAATACCACTTAGTAGTTTACTTACAATTTTAAAATCATGGGCCATTCGATTTGATGAGAAGTATTTATTAAGACAGACGTATTTTGAACCATATCCTGAAGCATTAGTAGAAATTTCTGATTCAGGAAAAGGTAGAGATTATTAA
- a CDS encoding acetyl-CoA carboxylase biotin carboxylase subunit, producing MFQKILIANRGEIAVRIMKTCQKLGIRTVAIYSEADENALHVKMANEAYLVGGPRVQESYLNLEKIIEIAKKTNAEAIHPGYGLLSENPSFPVRCKEEGIVFIGPSEEIITKMGSKIESRIAMQAADVPVVPGITTNIETAEEAIEIAKQIGYPLMLKASAGGGGIGMQLMETEQTLTKAFESNKTRAQNFFGNGEMYLERYIADAHHIEIQLLADTHGNTVYLWERECSVQRRNQKVIEEAPSPFLDEGTRRAMGEVAVQAAKALGYTNAGTVEFLVDDQKNFYFLEMNTRLQVEHPVTEEITGLDLVEQQLLIASGEKLSFTQDDVKRSGHAIEARIYAEDPKTFFPSPGKITDLTLPSNVRIDHFLENHVTITPFYDPMIAKVIAHGETREEAISKLHDALEELKVEGIKTNTPMLLQVLEDEVFKEGIYTTGFVTKQLVKK from the coding sequence ATGTTTCAAAAAATATTAATTGCGAATCGTGGAGAAATCGCTGTTCGTATTATGAAAACTTGTCAAAAACTAGGCATCCGTACTGTTGCTATTTATTCTGAAGCAGATGAAAATGCCCTTCATGTGAAAATGGCAAATGAAGCTTACTTAGTAGGTGGACCGCGTGTTCAAGAAAGCTATTTAAACCTTGAAAAAATTATTGAAATAGCTAAGAAGACAAATGCAGAAGCAATTCATCCGGGTTATGGTTTATTATCAGAGAATCCGTCTTTTCCGGTTCGCTGCAAAGAAGAAGGAATCGTATTTATCGGTCCTTCAGAAGAAATTATTACGAAGATGGGAAGTAAAATTGAATCACGTATCGCAATGCAAGCAGCAGATGTCCCAGTAGTCCCAGGGATTACTACAAATATTGAAACTGCTGAAGAAGCAATTGAAATTGCAAAACAAATTGGTTATCCATTAATGCTTAAGGCATCCGCAGGCGGCGGAGGCATTGGTATGCAGTTGATGGAAACTGAGCAAACGCTCACCAAAGCGTTTGAAAGTAATAAAACAAGAGCGCAAAACTTCTTCGGTAACGGAGAAATGTATTTAGAGCGATATATAGCAGATGCGCATCATATTGAAATTCAGCTTTTAGCAGATACACATGGTAACACAGTGTATTTATGGGAGCGTGAATGTTCGGTACAGCGCCGAAATCAAAAAGTAATCGAAGAAGCACCCTCACCATTTTTAGATGAAGGTACACGAAGAGCGATGGGAGAAGTTGCTGTACAAGCTGCCAAAGCACTTGGCTATACAAATGCAGGTACAGTTGAGTTTCTTGTAGATGATCAGAAAAATTTCTATTTCTTAGAAATGAATACGAGATTACAAGTAGAGCATCCAGTGACAGAAGAAATTACGGGATTAGACCTTGTAGAACAGCAACTCCTTATCGCAAGTGGAGAGAAACTATCATTTACTCAGGATGATGTAAAACGTAGTGGTCATGCCATTGAAGCTCGTATTTATGCAGAGGATCCGAAAACATTCTTCCCATCACCTGGGAAAATTACAGATTTAACATTACCGTCAAATGTACGGATTGATCACTTCTTAGAAAATCATGTAACGATTACACCTTTCTATGATCCAATGATTGCGAAAGTCATTGCACATGGCGAGACTCGTGAAGAAGCAATTTCGAAATTACATGATGCTCTAGAAGAATTAAAAGTAGAAGGTATTAAAACGAACACTCCAATGTTACTGCAAGTTTTGGAAGACGAAGTGTTCAAAGAGGGTATTTATACAACGGGTTTTGTAACGAAACAGCTCGTTAAAAAATAA
- a CDS encoding ABC transporter ATP-binding protein codes for MQQPSIILRTVSKSFGKKEVLHNLSLQVEKAEIFGFVGPSGSGKTTLIKMIAGINEATKGEVLVNNTNMPNLNEMKRIGYMAQADALYEELSAYENADFIATMYGLKGKRKKTRIAQVFELVQLSQYMKKQVQQFSGGMKKRLSLAIALLHEPEILILDEPTVGIDPLLRKTIWEKFHDLKKKGTTIIVTTHIMDEAEFCERLGLIREGKLVAVGTTEELKKRVSSGRIEDVFLLEEVAPS; via the coding sequence GTGCAACAACCTTCAATTATTTTACGGACTGTATCAAAAAGTTTTGGAAAAAAAGAAGTGTTACACAATCTTTCATTGCAAGTTGAAAAAGCAGAAATTTTTGGTTTTGTTGGACCTTCTGGATCGGGGAAAACAACGCTCATTAAAATGATTGCAGGTATTAATGAGGCAACGAAAGGTGAAGTGCTTGTTAATAATACTAATATGCCTAATTTAAATGAAATGAAAAGAATTGGTTATATGGCCCAGGCGGATGCATTATACGAAGAATTGTCAGCATATGAAAATGCAGATTTTATAGCAACGATGTATGGACTAAAGGGAAAACGTAAAAAGACAAGAATTGCACAGGTTTTTGAACTTGTACAATTGTCACAGTATATGAAAAAGCAAGTACAACAATTTTCAGGTGGAATGAAAAAACGCTTATCATTAGCAATAGCGCTCCTTCACGAACCAGAAATATTAATTTTAGATGAGCCTACAGTGGGGATAGATCCGCTTCTTAGAAAAACGATTTGGGAAAAATTTCATGATCTTAAAAAGAAAGGCACAACGATTATTGTAACGACGCACATTATGGATGAAGCTGAATTTTGTGAGCGTCTAGGGTTAATTAGAGAAGGGAAACTAGTTGCGGTTGGAACAACTGAAGAATTGAAAAAACGCGTGTCATCTGGACGGATTGAAGATGTCTTTTTGCTGGAAGAGGTGGCTCCGTCATGA
- a CDS encoding WGxxGxxG family protein, which translates to MKKKLSSILSVLALSIMFLGTSVQAEYDGNNMNRVNNTDISTRVNDNNLDRVNNDVRTRNVNTTNDLNDNRDRNNNWAWLGLLGLAGLLGLRRRDKETR; encoded by the coding sequence ATGAAAAAGAAATTATCATCAATCTTAAGTGTTTTAGCACTATCTATTATGTTTTTAGGTACATCTGTGCAAGCTGAATACGATGGAAATAATATGAACAGAGTTAATAACACTGATATTTCAACTCGAGTAAATGACAATAATTTAGACAGAGTTAATAATGATGTGAGAACTCGAAATGTAAATACAACAAATGATTTAAATGATAATCGTGATAGAAATAATAATTGGGCTTGGCTTGGTTTATTAGGACTAGCAGGATTATTAGGTCTTAGAAGAAGAGACAAAGAAACACGCTGA
- a CDS encoding acyl-CoA dehydrogenase: MEFTLTREKQMIKEMVRDFAEKEIAPKAVYYDKTAEFPYETFQKMGELGLLGIPFPEEYGGSGGDTVSYALAVEEIGRACGGTGLSYAATISLGASPIYYFGTEEQKQKYLVPMASGKTLGAFGLTEPNAGSDAGGTQTKAVLDGDEYVISGEKCWITNAEYANTIIVTAVNGIEENGRKRISAFIVPTTSEGLTISSPYDKMGVRASNTCEIVLDGVRVPKENILGDVNKGFKQFLYTLDGGRISIAALAVGIAQSAFERALQYAKERQQFGKSISNFQAIQFKLADMATEVELARNLVHKAAWLKDNDKPFGKEAAMAKLFASEAASRIANQAVQIHGGYGYMREYEVERHIRDAKLLEIGEGTSEIQRLVIARHLGCR, from the coding sequence ATGGAATTTACTCTAACTCGCGAAAAACAAATGATTAAAGAAATGGTACGTGACTTTGCTGAAAAGGAAATCGCACCGAAAGCTGTATATTATGACAAAACTGCAGAGTTTCCATATGAAACATTTCAAAAAATGGGCGAACTAGGATTACTAGGCATCCCATTCCCAGAAGAGTATGGAGGTTCAGGTGGCGATACGGTATCGTATGCGTTAGCAGTTGAAGAAATTGGTCGCGCTTGTGGTGGCACCGGTTTAAGCTATGCTGCAACAATTTCATTAGGTGCTTCTCCAATTTATTATTTCGGTACAGAAGAACAAAAACAAAAGTATTTAGTTCCAATGGCGTCAGGAAAAACATTAGGTGCCTTCGGATTAACGGAGCCGAATGCTGGATCAGATGCAGGTGGTACTCAAACGAAAGCGGTATTAGATGGTGATGAGTATGTAATCAGTGGTGAGAAGTGTTGGATTACAAACGCAGAGTATGCAAATACCATTATTGTAACCGCTGTCAATGGTATTGAAGAGAATGGTAGAAAACGCATTTCAGCATTTATCGTACCTACTACTAGTGAAGGATTAACGATTTCTAGTCCTTATGATAAAATGGGCGTTCGCGCTTCTAATACTTGTGAAATCGTACTTGATGGTGTTCGTGTACCGAAAGAAAATATTCTTGGTGATGTAAATAAAGGTTTTAAACAATTTTTATATACACTTGATGGAGGACGTATTTCAATCGCAGCATTGGCAGTTGGTATTGCGCAATCAGCCTTTGAACGTGCATTGCAATATGCGAAAGAACGTCAACAATTTGGAAAGTCAATTTCTAATTTCCAAGCGATTCAATTTAAATTGGCTGATATGGCGACTGAAGTAGAGTTAGCTCGTAATTTAGTACATAAAGCAGCTTGGTTAAAAGATAACGATAAACCTTTCGGCAAAGAAGCGGCAATGGCAAAACTATTTGCATCGGAAGCGGCAAGCCGTATTGCGAATCAAGCAGTACAGATTCATGGTGGATATGGGTATATGCGTGAATATGAAGTTGAACGACATATTCGTGATGCGAAACTATTAGAAATTGGTGAAGGAACTTCTGAAATTCAACGTCTCGTAATTGCTAGACATTTAGGATGTAGATAA
- a CDS encoding enoyl-CoA hydratase → MLQLQNISVDYVTPHVVKISLNRERQANSLSLALLEELQNILTQISEESNTRVVILTGAGEKAFCAGADLKERAGMNEEQVRHAVSMIRTTMEMVEQLPQPIIAAINGIALGGGTELSLACDFRIASDTASLGLTETTLAIIPGAGGTQRLPRLIGVGRAKELIYTGRRISAQEAKEYGLVEFVVPANLLEEKAIEIAEKIASNGPIAVRLAKEAISNGIQVDLHTGLQMEKQAYEGVIHTKDRIEGLQAFKEKRKPMYKGE, encoded by the coding sequence ATGCTACAATTACAAAACATTTCAGTTGATTACGTAACACCACACGTTGTAAAGATTTCATTAAATCGTGAAAGACAAGCAAACTCATTATCTTTAGCGTTATTAGAAGAGTTGCAAAACATACTAACTCAAATAAGTGAAGAGTCAAATACTCGTGTAGTTATTTTAACAGGGGCTGGTGAAAAAGCATTTTGTGCCGGAGCTGATTTAAAAGAACGTGCTGGCATGAATGAAGAACAAGTTCGCCATGCTGTTAGTATGATTCGCACTACTATGGAAATGGTTGAACAATTACCACAGCCAATTATTGCTGCTATAAATGGAATCGCACTTGGTGGTGGTACGGAATTAAGTTTAGCTTGTGATTTTAGAATTGCTTCAGACACTGCAAGTCTTGGTCTTACTGAAACGACACTTGCAATTATACCAGGAGCAGGTGGTACACAGCGCTTACCGAGATTAATTGGTGTTGGTAGAGCGAAAGAATTAATTTATACAGGTAGACGTATTTCAGCGCAAGAAGCTAAAGAATATGGTTTAGTAGAATTCGTTGTACCAGCTAATTTACTTGAAGAGAAAGCGATTGAAATAGCAGAGAAAATTGCTAGTAATGGACCTATTGCTGTTCGATTAGCAAAAGAGGCAATTTCAAACGGTATTCAAGTTGATTTACATACCGGATTACAAATGGAAAAACAAGCGTATGAAGGTGTAATCCATACGAAAGATCGAATAGAAGGATTACAGGCATTCAAAGAAAAACGCAAACCGATGTATAAGGGGGAGTAA
- a CDS encoding TetR/AcrR family transcriptional regulator yields the protein MQKDWLEELIAATNTDKRNERQMRILEAAVDMFGEKGYASTSTSEIAKRAGVAEGTIFRYYKTKKDLLLAVVMPTLTKFAAPFFVQTFAKEIFKSEYESYEGLLRVVIHNRFKFAQKHFPMIKILIQEVPFQPELKNEIQQLVETELFSHFKKLIVKFQEEGEIIEIPPSSVLRLTLSAVLGLLLTRFLLLPEEKWDDEAEIENTIQFILYGLTPRI from the coding sequence ATGCAGAAAGATTGGCTGGAGGAATTAATAGCTGCAACTAATACGGATAAACGAAATGAACGTCAAATGCGAATATTAGAGGCGGCTGTTGATATGTTTGGAGAAAAAGGATACGCTTCAACTTCAACAAGTGAAATTGCAAAGCGTGCTGGTGTAGCGGAGGGAACCATCTTCCGCTACTATAAGACGAAAAAAGATTTATTACTAGCGGTCGTAATGCCAACTTTAACTAAGTTCGCTGCACCATTTTTCGTACAAACCTTTGCAAAAGAAATATTTAAATCGGAGTATGAATCGTATGAAGGACTTTTAAGGGTTGTAATTCATAATAGATTTAAATTTGCTCAAAAACACTTTCCTATGATAAAAATATTAATTCAAGAAGTACCATTTCAACCAGAACTGAAAAATGAAATACAGCAATTAGTAGAAACAGAACTGTTTTCACATTTCAAAAAGTTGATTGTGAAATTTCAAGAAGAAGGGGAAATAATTGAGATACCACCATCTTCCGTATTACGTCTTACTTTATCAGCTGTATTAGGTTTATTATTAACACGATTTTTATTATTGCCTGAAGAAAAATGGGATGATGAAGCGGAAATTGAAAATACGATTCAATTTATATTGTATGGATTAACTCCACGAATTTAA
- a CDS encoding ABC transporter permease, whose translation MRVTGVIIRIIRQFFRDKRSLAMMFGAPMLLLWLLSLVFTQKDYIPQIAVVDMPAQIVKVMKNQEASIYEYSKEKAISELEKQKVDAVFRIENGKMKLLLEGSDSSKNRAVLQVLQKSTEKNDVSIMKPEVNYLHGSKDFTMFDGLGPVLIGFFTFFFVFILSGVSFVRERLSGTLERLLSTPVRRWEIVAGYIIGFGFFAFIQSIIIVSFSVYILDLYVAGSIWLTLLITCMLSLTALTLGTFLSTYANNEFQMIQFIPLVIVPQIFFSGLFPMESMNKWLQMLGKAFPLTYGADAIRQVMIRNQGFTEIALDLTVLLLFSLLFAVGNVFALKKHRKI comes from the coding sequence ATGAGAGTTACTGGTGTAATTATACGTATTATTCGTCAATTTTTTCGAGATAAGCGTTCGTTAGCAATGATGTTTGGAGCACCGATGTTATTACTTTGGCTTTTGTCACTAGTGTTTACACAGAAAGACTATATACCGCAAATTGCTGTTGTTGATATGCCCGCTCAAATAGTAAAAGTGATGAAAAATCAAGAAGCGTCAATTTATGAATACAGTAAGGAAAAGGCGATTTCTGAGTTGGAAAAACAAAAGGTAGATGCAGTATTTCGTATAGAGAATGGAAAAATGAAACTTCTGTTGGAAGGTAGTGATTCGTCAAAAAATCGTGCTGTACTTCAAGTATTGCAAAAAAGCACAGAGAAGAATGATGTATCGATTATGAAACCTGAAGTAAATTATTTACATGGCTCTAAAGACTTTACGATGTTTGATGGGCTTGGTCCTGTATTAATTGGTTTCTTTACATTTTTCTTTGTATTTATATTATCAGGTGTATCTTTCGTAAGAGAACGTTTAAGTGGTACGCTAGAAAGGTTATTATCCACCCCAGTAAGAAGATGGGAAATAGTCGCAGGTTATATTATTGGTTTTGGATTCTTTGCCTTTATACAATCCATTATTATCGTAAGCTTTTCCGTTTATATTTTAGATTTATACGTAGCTGGCTCCATATGGCTAACGCTACTTATTACATGTATGCTCTCTTTAACTGCACTAACATTAGGTACGTTTTTATCGACATACGCAAATAATGAATTTCAAATGATTCAATTTATACCGCTTGTTATTGTGCCACAAATCTTCTTTTCTGGATTATTTCCAATGGAATCTATGAACAAGTGGCTACAAATGTTAGGGAAAGCATTTCCACTCACATACGGCGCTGACGCAATAAGACAAGTGATGATTCGGAATCAAGGGTTTACAGAGATTGCATTAGATCTTACTGTGTTATTACTTTTTTCACTATTATTTGCAGTAGGAAATGTATTTGCTTTAAAGAAACATCGCAAAATATAA
- the bla gene encoding class A beta-lactamase Bla1 has translation MILKNKRMLKIGICVGILGLSITSLEAFTGESLQVEAKEKTGQVKHKNQATHKEFSQLEKKFNARLGVYVIDTGTNQTISYRPNERFAFASTYKALAAGVLLQQNSIDSLNEVITYTKEDLVDYSPVTEKHVDTGMKLGEIAEAAVRSSDNTAGNILFNKIGGPKGYEKALRHMGDRITMSDRFETELNEAIPGDIRDTSTAKAIATNLKAFTVGNALPAEKRKILTEWMKGNATGDKLIRAGVPTDWVVGDKSGAGSYGTRNDIAIVWPPNRAPIIIAILSSKDEKEATYDNQLIAEATKVIVKALR, from the coding sequence ATGATTTTGAAAAATAAGAGGATGCTAAAAATAGGAATATGCGTTGGTATATTAGGTTTAAGTATTACAAGCCTAGAAGCTTTTACAGGAGAGTCACTGCAAGTTGAAGCGAAAGAAAAGACTGGACAAGTGAAACATAAAAATCAGGCAACGCATAAAGAGTTCTCTCAACTTGAGAAAAAATTTAATGCTCGATTAGGTGTATATGTGATTGATACTGGTACAAATCAAACAATCTCTTATCGACCTAACGAAAGATTTGCCTTCGCATCAACTTACAAGGCTTTAGCCGCGGGAGTATTACTACAGCAAAACTCAATTGATTCATTAAATGAAGTAATCACATATACGAAAGAAGACTTAGTGGATTATTCACCTGTTACAGAGAAACATGTAGATACTGGAATGAAACTAGGAGAAATTGCTGAGGCAGCTGTTCGTTCAAGCGATAATACTGCAGGGAACATTTTATTTAATAAAATAGGAGGACCGAAAGGATATGAAAAAGCGCTTAGGCATATGGGGGATCGGATTACTATGTCTGATCGCTTTGAAACAGAATTAAACGAAGCTATTCCAGGAGACATTCGTGACACTAGTACAGCGAAAGCTATTGCTACGAATCTTAAAGCTTTTACGGTCGGAAATGCACTTCCAGCTGAAAAACGTAAAATTCTTACAGAGTGGATGAAAGGAAATGCTACAGGGGACAAACTTATTCGTGCAGGCGTACCAACTGACTGGGTAGTTGGAGATAAATCAGGTGCTGGTAGTTACGGGACAAGAAATGATATTGCTATCGTTTGGCCTCCAAATAGAGCACCAATTATCATCGCAATTTTATCTAGTAAAGATGAGAAAGAGGCAACCTATGATAATCAACTCATTGCAGAGGCAACTAAAGTTATAGTTAAGGCTCTTAGGTAA